Proteins encoded in a region of the Zea mays cultivar B73 chromosome 2, Zm-B73-REFERENCE-NAM-5.0, whole genome shotgun sequence genome:
- the LOC100501539 gene encoding E3 ubiquitin-protein ligase UPL5-like — MSAALACLRRTSKRRRDAPDHALPPSSKQPLMAHAGAGAGAAESSSSASASASGGDGASAAAAAASASSPPASPREVHFFVRATDSRTIAMHAGCDDTVGAVLDHLGACGYGRDLRLLYAGRQLAPEATLAELHLPPDSTLHLLARLRSTQHPHAWQLASHIAGTAAAAAAAAESEPSRIPAAAFSLDELVREFILRAHRANLGLRPDRASTDEDRFAADHAAEYVDIFLQAGAALALVRLYLSNSPFRSHAESAIKCFVATDPYSLPMDLLVVTAPVLLEFCRLLSLAAGKKELLYRSCRRTLASVLSTRPRLPPSMNSPTRLIEQVLPFARETVDVVLDGLASMPMIISPSDLDEFSNFLKVMCQQARHWISGEGPMPSNLYSRESEHGDTWIWRFHNMSMDMLKRLDECLKTLEMDLSLSSESVGVMESQTTWAARSHILVMLTELDFISAIYEDVGHNLQLVLLAHRAPLNALVRCSKRNERLHWLVKHKNLLCFEARRNLVFMMLPEGKDDFGELHEMLIDRSHLLDESFNYIAQAKQTELRGGLFMEFKNEEATGPGVLREWFCLVCQALFSSKQVLFSPCPEDKRRFYLNETSAVDPLHLKYFTFAGRIIGLALMHKVQVGVVIDRTLFLHLAGRSITLEDISVADPVKYASCKKILEMDAAEIDNLYLTFSRGAHELGTEKIIDLCPGGQDISVNIGNREHYIDLLIKNIFVDSISSQLTHFTDGFADILVNPKRREEFFECLDLEDFDRLLGGSSNAINLQDWKSHTQYNGYKEKDRQITLFWKAVERMSIERQRQLLFFWTSVKYLPSDGFCGLSSKLFIYKTSDSPDRLPSSQTCFYRLCLPPYTSLKMMENQLQKITEEHVSCSFGTW; from the exons ATGTCCGCTGCGCTCGCCTgtctccgccgcacctccaagcGCCGCCGAGACGCGCCCGATCATGCCCTCCCCCCATCATCGAAGCAGCCGCTGATGGCCCACGCCGGCGCCGGCGCTGGCGCCGCCGAGTCGTCCTCGTCGGCCTCGGCCTCCGCTTCGGGGGGCGATGGAGCTtccgcagcggcggcggcggcctccgCCTCGTCTCCCCCTGCGTCGCCGCGGGAGGTGCACTTCTTCGTGCGCGCCACCGATTCTAGGACCATCGCGATGCACGCGGGGTGTGACGATACTGTCGGCGCCGTGCTTGATCATCTCGGCGCCTGCGGGTATGGCCGCGATTTGCGGCTGCTCTACGCGGGGCGGCAGCTCGCGCCGGAGGCCACCCTCGCCGAGCTCCATCTCCCGCCGGATTCCACACTTCACCTTTTGGCGCGCCTCAGGTCCACCCAGCATCCTCACGCGTGGCAACTCGCGTCGCACATCGCcggcaccgccgccgccgccgccgccgccgcggagtCCGAGCCGTCCAGGATCCCCGCCGCCGCGTTCTCCCTCGACGAACTCGTCAGGGAGTTCATCCTCCGCGCCCACCGCGCCAACCTGGGGCTTCGCCCCGATCGCGCCTCTACTGACGAAGATCGGTTTGCGGCCGACCACGCCGCTGAGTACGTGGACATCTTCCTCCAGGCGGGCGCCGCCTTAGCGCTGGTTCGCCTCTACCTCTCAAATTCCCCCTTCCGCTCTCACGCCGAGAGTGCCATCAAATGTTTTGTCGCCACGGACCCTTATTCCTTGCCGATGGACTTGCTAGTCGTGACGGCACCAGTGCTGCTTGAATTCTGCCGCTTGCTCTCCTTGGCTGCAGGCAAGAAGGAATTACTATATAGATCATGCCGTCGTACACTTGCCTCAGTTTTATCAACTCGTCCCAGGCTGCCCCCTTCTATGAACTCACCAACCAGATTGATCGAGCAAGTCCTGCCATTCGCCCGTGAAACAGTGGATGTGGTCCTTGATGGACTTGCATCAATGCCAATGATTATATCGCCTAGTGATCTTGATGAGTTCTCAAATTTCCTCAAAGTGATGTGCCAGCAAGCACGCCATTGGATTTCCGGTGAGGGGCCGATGCCCAGTAATCTGTACAGCAGGGAGTCTGAGCATGGCGACACATGGATATGGAGGTTTCACAACATGTCGATGGACATGCTGAAAAGGTTGGATGAGTGCTTGAAGACATTGGAGATGGACCTGTCATTATCATCAGAGAGTGTCGGGGTCATGGAAAGTCAAACCACATGGGCTGCTCGATCACACATCCTGGTCATGTTGACTGAACTCGATTTCATCTCAGCGATTTATGAGGATGTGGGGCACAACCTACAGCTTGTGTTGCTGGCACACAGGGCGCCACTCAATGCTCTTGtccgttgttccaagagaaatgagCGTCTACATTGGCTCGTGAAGCATAAGAATCTCCTTTGCTTTGAAGCAAGAAGGAATTTAGTCTTCATGATGCTCCCTGAAGGGAAGGATGACTTTGGGGAGCTGCATGAGATGTTAATTGATCGATCACATTTACTTGATGAATCCTTTAATTACATCGCACAGGCGAAACAAACTGAACTTCGTGGTGGGCTGTTTATGGAGTTTAAGAATGAGGAAGCTACAGGTCCTGGCGTTCTAAGGGAATGGTTTTGTTTAGTGTGCCAAGCTCTTTTCAGTTCGAAGCAAGTTCTCTTCTCACCCTGTCCGGAGGATAAACGAAGGTTCTACTTGAACGAAA CATCTGCTGTGGATCCACTGCACCTGAAGTACTTCACTTTTGCGGGGCGGATAATTGGATTAGCCTTGATGCATAAAGTACAAGTTGGAGTTGTGATAGACCGTACTCTGTTCTTGCATCTTGCTGGGAGAAGTATTACGTTAGAAGATATTTCTGTTGCAGATCCTGTCAAATATGCAAGCTGTAAAAAAATTCTAGAGATGGATGCTGCTGAAATTGATAATCTATACCTAACATTTTCCCGAGGAGCTCATGAATTAGGTACTGAAAAGATTATTGATCTTTGTCCAGGAGGACAGGATATCAGTGTGAATATTGGGAACAGAGAGCATTACATTGATCTTCTTATTAAGAATATCTTTGTGGACTCTATTTCATCTCAGCTAACCCATTTCACGGATGGATTTGCTGATATACTAGTTAATCCCAAGCGCCGGGAAGAGTTTTTCGAGTGTTTAGATCTAGAAGACTTTGATCGACTGTTAGGGGGGAGCAGCAATGCAATAAATCTGCAAGATTGGAAATCACATACTCAATATAATGGCTACAAAGAAAAGGATCGCCAGATTACCCTGTTCTGGAAG